The genomic interval CGCGCGTGCGCAACATGCTGATCCAGCCGCAGGTGATCGGCTATCGCAAGCATCCCATCCTCCATGCCGAATGGCTGTACATGGACATCGACAACGACAAGGTAGCCGCCCGATGATATTCGCCCCCGCCCTGCGCCGCCGCCTGACTTGCGGCTTCGCCGTCGCGCTGCTGTGCGTCCTGCCGTCCCTGTCCGCGCAAGCCGACACCATCGCACGACCAACCCTGCCACTATGGAACGCCGCCACGCTGACCCAGGTCTGCAACGACGGTCTGGTCGAGTTGCAGCGCCAGGTCGACGCGCTGGCAAACCTGCCGCTGGACGCCGTGGCGATCCATGCGGATACGGATACGAAAACCTTCTTCCCTGCCTGGAACGCGCTGCAGATACGGTTGGAGGACATCGAAAACCCGGTCTACCTGCTCAACAACGTCTCGCCCGATCCGGCAGTGCGCGCGGCGGCGGAAAGCTGTCTGCTGGAGTACAACAGGTTCGGCAGCGCGCTGTACCAGAATGCCGCGATCTACCAGCGCGTACGCGCCGTGGTTCCACGGGATGCCGTCGATGCCAAACTGAAGAAGGATCTGCTCGAAGCCTTCGAGGACACCGGCGTCGCGTTGCCGGTGGACAAACAGGCACGCATGAAGCAGATCCTCGAACGCCTGGAGCTGATCCGCCAGGAATTCGATCGCAACATCCGCGACAACGACACCCGCCTGAGCTTCACGCCGACCGAAGTTGTCGGCCTGCCGCCGGCTTACCTGGAACGCGCGGCGCGCGATGCGCAGGGCAACTATCTGCTCGGCTTTGGCTATCCGGAATACGTGCCCTTCATGGAAAACGCCGAGGACGAGGCCGCGCGCCGGCGCTACCAGTTCGCCTTCGTCAATCGCGGCGGGCCGCGCAATCTCGAACTGCTCGACGAAGTGGTCGCCCTGCGCCATAAAATGGCTGGCCTGTACGGCCTGCCAAGCTATGCCGACTTCGTCATCCGTCGGCGCATGGCCGGCACGCCGGCCGCAGTGCGCGACTTTCTCGCCGAGGTGCAGACGCAGGTGCGGCAGGTCGAACTGGACGATCTTGCCGAACTGCGTCAGGCCAAGGTCGAACACACGGGCAAACCGCTGGCGCAAGTGCAGCTGCAGCGCTGGGATGTGTCGTATTACCAGGAACGCCTCAAGCGCGAACGCTACAGCGTCGATCAGGAAGCCCTGCGCCGCTACTTTCCCAGCGAGGCGGCCTTTGCCTGGGCAATGGACATTTCCGCCCAGCTCTACGGCATCGAATTCCGCGCAGCCGGCAAGGCGGTTGCCGTCTGGCATCCCGAAGTGCGTTACTACGACGTGATCGACGGCAAGACCGGCGAGCTCCTCGGCGGCATCTATCTCGATCCGTATCCGCGCGAGGGCAAGTACAGCCATGCCGCGGCCTTTGGCGTGCGCGGCGCCAGCCGTCTGGCCGGCCGCACGCCGATCTCGGTGCTGGTCACCAACTTCGACCGCCAGGGACTGAATTTCAACGAACTGGAAACCCTGGTGCATGAATTCGGCCACGTCATGCACGGCGTGCTGTCGCGGACGCGCTACGTCGACCATGCCGGCACCCGCGTCGAAACCGACTTCGTCGAAGCGCCTTCGCAGATGTACGAGGAATGGGCGCACCGGCTGGAGTCGGTCGGCCGCATCGCCGGTTTCTGCGCGGATCGCGGCTGCAAGCCGGTCGATGCGGAGATGATGCAGCGCCTCAACGCGGCGCGCAATTTCGGCCGTGGCATCCACTACGCGCGCCAGCATCTGTATGCCAGCTACGACATGGCGCTGTACGGCCCGCAACCCGGCGCGGCACTCGCCGTCTGGCAGCGGATGGAAGCGGCGACGCCGCTCGGCCATACGCCGGATACGGCCTTCCCCGGCCAGTTCAGCCACATCATTCGCGGCTATGGCGCGGGGTATTATGGCTACATGTGGTCCGAAGTACTCGCCCTCGACATGCTTTCGCAATATGGCGACAACCTGATGAATCCGGCGGTTGGCCAGCGCTTCCGCCGCGAAATCCTCGAACGCGGCGGCGAGCGCAGCGGCGCCGAAATGGCGCGCAACTTCCTCGGCCGGGCGCCATCGCCACAAGCCTTCTTCGCCGAGATCGCGGGACGGCGGCAGCAATAACATGGCCGCCTTCATCATTCGCCGCCTGTGGCAGATGCTGCCCACCATGCTGGGCGTGGTGCTGCTGGTGTTCTTCCTCTTCAACTGGGTGGGCGGCGATCCGGCCTATGTGCTGGCCGGCAAGATTTCCAATCCCGAGCAGATCGCCAACATCCGCAAGCAGCTCGGCATCGACGAGCCGCTCTGGGTGCAGTTGTGGATCTTCATCCAGCAGATCGCCACGGCCGATTTCGGCGCAAGCTGGAGCACCGGCGAGTCCATCGGCGACATCCTCGGCAGCCGCATGGGGCCATCGCTGACGGTGCTGATTCCCCTGCAGATCCTCGAAGTCCTCATCTCCGTCGCGCTCGCCCTGGCGGTGGCCTATGTGCGCGGCTCGCTCACCGACCGCATGGTGATGATCAGTTGCACCGTCGGCATGTCGATCAGCATCCTCGTCTACATCATCGTCTTCCAGTATTTCTTCGCCTACCAGCTCGGCTGGTTTCCGGTGCAGGGCTGGGGCGAAGGCGTTTTCCAGAATCTCGTCACCTATGCGGCACTGCCGATTCTGATCGCCCTGGCGGTCAGCATCGCGCCGAACCTGCGTCTCTACCGCACCTTCATGCTCGATGAAATCGGCCAGGACTACGTGCGCACGGCGCGCGCCAAGGGGCTGTCCGAGAATCGCATCCTGTGGGTGCATGTGCTGCGCAACGCGGCGATTCCCATCATCACCCACGTCATGGCCAATCTGCCGGGCCTGCTGATCGGCGCCTTCCTGATCGAGCGCTTCTTCTCGATTCCCGGCATCGGCCGCGAAATCATCATGGCGGTGGATCGCTCCGACTTCCCGGTGATCAAGGCCATCACGGTGTATGTCGCCTTCGCCACCATGGCCTTCAATCTGCTGGCCGACATCATGTATCGGCTGGTCGATCCGCGGGTGCAACTGGAATGAGCCCCCACGCCGTTTCTCCGGGACTCTGGGCGCTGGCCTGGCGCCGCCTGCGCGCCGATCGCCTGGCCATGCTGTCGCTGGCGATCGTCACGGCCTTTCTGCTGTTGATGATC from Sterolibacterium denitrificans carries:
- a CDS encoding M3 family metallopeptidase; the encoded protein is MIFAPALRRRLTCGFAVALLCVLPSLSAQADTIARPTLPLWNAATLTQVCNDGLVELQRQVDALANLPLDAVAIHADTDTKTFFPAWNALQIRLEDIENPVYLLNNVSPDPAVRAAAESCLLEYNRFGSALYQNAAIYQRVRAVVPRDAVDAKLKKDLLEAFEDTGVALPVDKQARMKQILERLELIRQEFDRNIRDNDTRLSFTPTEVVGLPPAYLERAARDAQGNYLLGFGYPEYVPFMENAEDEAARRRYQFAFVNRGGPRNLELLDEVVALRHKMAGLYGLPSYADFVIRRRMAGTPAAVRDFLAEVQTQVRQVELDDLAELRQAKVEHTGKPLAQVQLQRWDVSYYQERLKRERYSVDQEALRRYFPSEAAFAWAMDISAQLYGIEFRAAGKAVAVWHPEVRYYDVIDGKTGELLGGIYLDPYPREGKYSHAAAFGVRGASRLAGRTPISVLVTNFDRQGLNFNELETLVHEFGHVMHGVLSRTRYVDHAGTRVETDFVEAPSQMYEEWAHRLESVGRIAGFCADRGCKPVDAEMMQRLNAARNFGRGIHYARQHLYASYDMALYGPQPGAALAVWQRMEAATPLGHTPDTAFPGQFSHIIRGYGAGYYGYMWSEVLALDMLSQYGDNLMNPAVGQRFRREILERGGERSGAEMARNFLGRAPSPQAFFAEIAGRRQQ
- a CDS encoding ABC transporter permease, with protein sequence MAAFIIRRLWQMLPTMLGVVLLVFFLFNWVGGDPAYVLAGKISNPEQIANIRKQLGIDEPLWVQLWIFIQQIATADFGASWSTGESIGDILGSRMGPSLTVLIPLQILEVLISVALALAVAYVRGSLTDRMVMISCTVGMSISILVYIIVFQYFFAYQLGWFPVQGWGEGVFQNLVTYAALPILIALAVSIAPNLRLYRTFMLDEIGQDYVRTARAKGLSENRILWVHVLRNAAIPIITHVMANLPGLLIGAFLIERFFSIPGIGREIIMAVDRSDFPVIKAITVYVAFATMAFNLLADIMYRLVDPRVQLE